In Perognathus longimembris pacificus isolate PPM17 chromosome 3, ASM2315922v1, whole genome shotgun sequence, a single window of DNA contains:
- the Ssh1 gene encoding protein phosphatase Slingshot homolog 1 yields the protein MALVTLQRSPTPSAASSSASNSELEAGSDEERKLNLSLSESFFMVKGAALFLQQGSSPQGQRSLQHPHKHAGDLPQHLQVMINLLRCEDRIKLAVRLESAWTDRVRYMVVVYSSGRQDTEENILLGVDFSSKESKSCTIGMVLRLWSDTKIHLDGDGGFSVSTAGRMHIFKPVSVQAMWSALQVLHKACEVARRHNYFPGGVALIWATYYESCIGSEQSCINEWNAMQDLESTRPDSPALFVDKPTEGERTERLIKAKLRSIMMSQDLENVTSKEIRNELEKQMNCNLKEFKEFIDNEMLLILGQMDKPSLIFDHLYLGSEWNASNLEELQGSGVDYILNVTREIDNFFPGLFAYHNIRVYDEETTDLLAHWNEAYHFINKAKRNHSKCLVHCKMGVSRSASTVIAYAMKEFGWPLEKAYNYVKQKRSVTRPNAGFMRQLSEYEGILDASKQRHNKLWRQQTDSSLQPPVEDPTEPSGFLPESLDDAPDTQLLCLQDATQPGLPGGRAPGGPLLPYSFRRLSDPPNGAGSLVHLEDLERDAVLDEAAQPVEAPKQAPHPQEGSGLCDKDVKKRLEFGSPEAHSPLQQMEDMDPEESPRAGRWGRPTAPPERSPLNRENLNNNNSKRSCPDDFEHDAMFGILNKVKPSYKPCADCMYPTASGAPEAFREPCEDPSAPAICTQPAFLPHITSSPVAHVSSRSQALDKPASGPADTPPFLPSAGSKRRDGSGSGAALELSAAPELSAGLPEPSRETPKVLPKTLLLKNFHCDKSPPCTEVVKEEMSPRRDPRAAKDLRLLFTSESERPTINSYLTQHQESIVQLQKAGLVRKHTKQLEKLKSLPADAVVARRDSAASRLEASIPEGQELAAGQEPGPPALPGDDEPESAPPPCEGTSLKSPPPLLSRLDHTSNFSKDFLKTICYTPTSSSMSSNLTRSSSSDSIHSVRGKPGLVKQRTQEIETRLRLAGLTVSSPLKRSHSLAKLGSLNFSTEDLSSEADVSTIADSQDAKWSESSFLQEPQATPRNPATASKPSGKSAPEHLKSPSQMNKT from the exons CTTAAGCGAGAGCTTTTTCATGGTGAAAGGAGCTGCGCTCTTCCTCCAGCAGGGAAGCAGTCCTCAGGGCCAGCGGAGTCTCCAGCACCCTCACAAGCATGCAG GGGACCTGCCACAGCACCTGCAAGTGATGATTAACCTCCTGCGCTGTGAGGACAGAATCAAGCTG GCTGTGCGCTTGGAGAGCGCCTGGACTGACCGCGTCCGCTACATGGTGGTGGTGTACAGCAGTGGGCGCCAGGACACCGAGGAGAATATCCTGCTGGGTGTCGACTTCTCCAGTAAGGAGAG TAAGAGTTGCACCATCGGGATGGTTCTCCGGCTGTGGAGTGACACAAAGATCCACCTTGATGGAGACGG TGGATTCAGTGTGAGCACTGCAGGAAGGATGCACATATTTAAGCCTGTATCTGTCCAGGCCATGTG gtCTGCACTGCAGGTGCTGCACAAGGCCTGCGAAGTGGCACGGAGGCACAACTACTTCCCTGGGGGTGTAGCACTCATCTGGGCCACCTACTATGAGAGCTGCATTGGCTCTGAGCAGAGCTGCATCAATGAATGGAACGCCATGCAGGACCTAGAGTCCACACGGCCGgactccccagccctgtttgtggACAA GCCAACAGAAGGGGAAAGAACCGAGCGTCTCATCAAAGCCAAACTTCGGAGCATCATGATGAGCCAGGATCTTGAAAACGTGACCTCCAAAGAG ATCCGTAATGAGTTGGAAAAACAGATGAACTGTAACTTGAAAGAATTCAAGGAATTCATAGACAATGAGATGCTACTTATCTTGGGACAGATGGACAAGCCTTCCCTTATCTTTGACCATCTTTATCTT GGTTCTGAATGGAATGCATCCAATCTGGAGGAGCTGCAGGGCTCAGG GGTTGACTATATTTTAAATGTCACTAGAGAAATAGACAATTTTTTCCCCGGCTTATTTGCATACCACAACATCCGAGTGTACGATGAGGAGACCACAGACCTGCTTGCCCACTGGAACGAGGCATACCACTTCATAAACAAAGCCAA GAGGAACCACTCCAAGTGCCTGGTCCATTGCAAAATGGGTGTCAGCCGATCTGCGTCCACAGTCATCGCCTATGCCATGAAGGAATTCGGCTGGCCCCTGGAGAAAGCGTATAACTATGTGAAGCAGAAGCGCAGCGTCACCCGGCCCAACGCCGGCTTTATGAGGCAGCTGTCTGAGTATGAAGGCATCTTGGACGCCAG CAAACAGCGGCACAATAAGCTGTGGCGCCAGCAGACGGACAGCAGCCTCCAGCCGCCTGTGGAAGACCCTACGGAGCCCAGCGGCTTCTTGCCTGAGAGCCTGGATGACGCCCCAGACACCCAGCTGCTCTGCTTACAAGATGCCACACAGCCCGGGCTCCCAGGAGGTCGTGCCCCAGGAGGGCCCCTTCTCCCCTACTCTTTCCGGAGACTCTCTGACCCCCCCAATGGCGCAGGTAGCTTGGTCCACCTGGAAGATCTTGAGAGGGATGCTGTATTGGACGAGGCAGCCCAGCCAGTGGAGGCACCCAAGCAGGCCCCACATCCCCAGGAAGGCTCTGGGCTCTGTGATAAGGATGTGAAAAAGAGACTGGAGTTTGGGAGCCCTGAAGCCCACAGCCCCTTGCAGCAGATGGAGGACATGGACCCGGAGGAGAGCCCCAGGGCAGGGAGATGGGGGCGGCCCACTGCCCCACCTGAGAGGAGCCCACTCAACCGGGAAAacctaaataacaacaacagcaagagGAGCTGTCCTGATGACTTCGAG CATGATGCTATGTTTGGGATCCTTAACAAAGTGAAACCTTCCTACAAACCCTGTGCGGACTGCATGTACCCTACAGCCAGCGGGGCTCCTGAGGCCTTCCGAGAGCCATGCGAGGACCCCAGCGCCCCCGCCATCTGCACCCAGCCAGCTTTCCTGCCCCACATCACATCATCCCCTGTGGCCCATGTGTCCAGCAGGTCTCAAGCCCTGGACAAGCCAGCTTCTGGACCAGCCGACACTCCCCCATTCCTACCATCAGCAGGCTCCAAGAGGCGTGACGGTAGTGGCTCTGGGGCTGCCCTAGAGCTGTCGGCTGCCCCAGAGCTGTCAGCTGgccttccagaaccttctagaGAAACCCCAAAAGTCCTTCCCAAGACCCTCCTTTTGAAGAATTTTCACTGTGATAAGAGCCCTCCCTGCACAGAGGTTGTCAAGGAAGAGATGTCCCCCAGGAGAGACCCGAGAGCAGCTAAGGACCTGAGGCTCCTGTTCACCAGCGAGTCTGAGAGACCCACAATCAACAGCTACCTGACGCAGCACCAGGAGTCCATTGTCCAGCTGCAGAAGGCAGGCCTGGTCCGCAAGCACACCAAGCAGCTTGAGAAGCTCAAGAGCCTGCCGGCAGATGCTGTGGTGGCCCGCAGGGACAGTGCAGCCAGCAGGCTGGAGGCCAGCATCCCTGAGGGCCAGGAGCTGGCAGCCGGGCAAGAGCCAGGACCCCCTGCTCTGCCTGGAGATGACGAACCAGAGTCTGCTCCACCGCCATGCGAAGGAACCTCGCTCaagagcccccctcccctcctctcccgccTGGACCACACCAGTAACTTCTCGAAAGACTTCCTAAAGACCATCTGCTACACCCCTACCTCCTCCTCCATGAGCTCCAACTTGACCCGGAGCTCGAGCAGCGACAGCATCCACAGTGTCCGTGGGAAGCCCGGGCTGGTAAAACAGCGGACGCAGGAGATCGAGACCCGGCTACGGCTGGCAGGCCTGACTGTCTCATCCCCGCTGAAACGCTCCCACTCTCTTGCCAAGCTTGGAAGCCTCAACTTCTCCACAGAAGACCTGTCCAGCGAGGCTGATGTGTCCACCATCGCCGACTCCCAGGATGCCAAGTGGAGCGAgtcttccttcctccaggaaccccAGGCCACGCCGAGGAACCCAGCCACGGCCTCTAAACCATCAGGGAAATCTGCCCCAGAACACTTGAAAAGCCCCTCGCAGATGAACAAAACCTGA